The region CCATGCATCTGCATCCTGGACCACATATATCATCACAGACCACACATCCCTGTCCATGCACCACCACCCCAGACTGTGCTTTCCCATCCTGGATTATACATTGCTCTCCCAAACTGTGGTCCCCGATCCTGGACcatacttcacagaatcacacagaatcacagaatcaaccaggttggaagagacctccaagatcatcaagtccaactgatcacccgaccctaactaatcaactggaccatggcactgagggcctcatccaggcttttcttcaacacctccagggacgtcaaacccaccatctccctgggcagcccattccaatgacaaatcactctttctgtgaagaacttctttctaagatcaagcctaaacttccccctgcacagcttgagactgtgtcctcctgttctgtggctggttgcctgggagaagagaccaacccccatatGGTTAAAACCACTTCTCCATCCCTGACCATGTATCCCTATCCTGGACCCTACACATCATCTCAGACCATGCTTCCTCATCCTGGGCTATCCCCAGCTGGGGCAGGATACCCTCCTCTTCTACTCACCCTAGGGTGTTGCTGCAGCTCCCCCTCATACCCATGCCCACAAGCACATGCTGCAAACTCTACCACAAAAGCAGCAGATCCCAAAACCCCTGCGGTCACCAACCCTGTTCCCTACCTCGCTGGAGTCCTCCTGCTGATTGATGACGGTGAGGGCATCCTCGGAAGCCTGGCGCTTGGCCTCAGCCAGGGCTCTCTCCATCTTGGCTCTCTCCGTGGTGATCAGCTCATGGGCTTTGCGCTCGGCGTCCGACACGGCCTTCTGCAGCTCAGACATGGCCTGGCGCTTCACCTCGTTCACAGCTTCTTCTGGAAGGAAGGTGGCCAAGCATAGTGTGTTGACACCTCCACCCCAGCTGCTCAGCCACAAACCCACCCTGACCCACCCCCTGCCTTCAGTCTCACCAGCACCCTGACACAGAGCTAGGAGGGTATGGGGCACACCGATGGGTTCCCTCCACACACTCACCAGCCTTCCTCCAGATCTCCTCTGGCATGTACCCAGAGAGGGGCCGCGGTGTGAACTCCCGGTGAGCATCTATGAAGGAGATGGGGAGATGGTGCTGTTAGGAGATGCCATCCCCTTGGAACCCACCCCACCGGCAGCACCGGACCCCCGGGAAAATGACACAAGCACCCCGGGTGGCCCCGGGGGTCAATACCTAACTGGGGAGCCTCGGAGGTGGAGGAGCTGTTGTGGGGGCGGGCCGAGGGGGGGCTGCCTTTTTTCATGTCCTCGGCGTCGCTGTAGCGCCGGATCCAGTGGTTGAGCTCCTCGCGGTCGGCCTCCTGGCACCGCCGCAGCACCGTCAGCGACCGCCGCGTCTTCTCCACCATGTCCATGATGCAGttcagcagctggggaggggagggcaatGTCAGGGCTAGGGGGTCCTGCAGCAAGTAGCTGGGGGCCATGGTGTTGGGGGAGGGAtttgagctgtgccagggctggtgtGCTGGACTGGTTGAGGAGGTCACGGCAAGTAGCTGGGGGCTACGGTGTTGGGGGAGGGAtttgagctgtgccagggctggtgtGCTGGTCTGGCTGaggaggtcatagaatcatgggttggtttggtgggaagggacctttaaaggtcatctaatccaacccccctgcagtcagctgagacatctgcaactacagcaggtggCTCAGATCatcaaacaacctgacctggaatgtttccagggatagaCATGGGGCATCTCACACCTTTCTGGGCACCTTGGTCCAgtgactcaccaccctcatagtcaaGAATTTATTCCTTTGGTCCTATCCACCTCcaccctcttccagtttaaaccactgccccttatcCAACCAGGTCTTGGTTGAAAGTTTCCCTCCATCATTCTCATAAGCCTCTTTTATATATGATAAAGCTTCAAGAAGGTCTTTCtcgagcctcctccaggctgaacaaccccaattctatcagcccatcctcacagcaggggggttccagcccttggataattgctgtggcctcctcttcTTTGTGGTCCATGtctcttctgtgctgaggactccagagctggacccagcactgcagatggggGTCTTAGcatagcagagcagaggggtgggatcccctccctccaccagctgcccacactgctggagaTCAGCCCAGGGCATGGCTGTTTCTGGGCTGTAAGCACTTGATGCCCCcttatgtccagcttttcacccctcagcaccccccaagtccttctccacagggctggtCTCCAGCCCTTCATGCCACAGCCTGTAAGTACTCTGGAGATAAGCCCTGGGAAGGACATCATGGGGATGGAGGGCAAAGCAGGGGGTAGTCAAAGATGAGATGGCCTTGGGGGGACACTACATACATTGTTGAGGTGTTTCCACTCCTCTGCCCACTCCCGGTCGGTGAGCCGGTGGTCAATCACCTCCTCCTGCCGTGTCCCGTGCACTGCTGTGAGGAAAACACGTGTTGGGGGCCACTCCTCTCCTCTGGGGGAGGGTTCCCCAAACCCCTGCCCACCTCCTCAGCCCATGGGAGATCCCCCCAACTGACCAGCTGGCCGCTGGCGCTCACGGAGCTCCCGGGGGTCGGGGTGCCGGTAGGTGTCACGGTAGTGGTGTGCCATGGCCATGTCCTCCAGCCGGTAGTGCTGGGGCAAAGGGGGGGCATTGGGGGGGTGCCCCAGCCCGTTACTGGGAGTGTGGCTCAGCCCATTGCTGGGGCTGTAGCGTTGAGCTGGGCTCATGGTGCACGGCCGCTTGCTGAGGTGCTCAGGGTGCAGAGGGTCTCGGTCCAAACCGTTCTCTTTGGTCCtaggtggaggagaggaggtcGGTCCATGCCAGTTATCAGCATCCACCACCCCAGGATGGGGTAGCAGGGATGTATTCACCCCAAGAAACACCCCCACGTGCATCCCTCCTGGTTCTCACCTGTCTGGTGTCCTCCTCTTGCCGCTCTCACCCACCTCCAGGAGCAGCTCGGAGGAGTCGATGGGGGAGGAGGCGTTGGcgtccagcagcagctgctcgtGCTGGGCCAGGTACTGGGCTGGGGTCTGCTTGGCCATGCGGGCGCAGTGCAGCAGCTCCcgctgcagcaggggcaggttGGCCTGTAAGGGAGGAGAAAGTCCAGTCCACAGCCCCACAAATCACCCCCAAGCCCAGGACTCCAGCTTCACCCACAGCCCCAAACCCTTCCCTTTGAGGTCCTGCTCATCACCCCAAGGGGACAACCTTGGGACCCCATTTGCTGGAGTGTGCCGAGGTCAGCTTGGGGACACACACGTGTCACCCCACATGGTTCAGCCACATGCTGGGATGGATGTAGCTTTAATGAGCCCTCCTGCATCCTGGTGAGgcttgcagagccttcctggcttggatcagcaagtgtggccagcagcacaaggacaggaattgtccccctgtatttggcactggtgaggccacaactcAAATATTTGCTGCAGTTTTGGGCCCCctactgcaagaaggacattgaggtgctggagcacgtccagaggagggcagtgaagATGGAGATCAAGTCTTGTGAGgatcagctgagggaactgggatcaTTCATCCCAGAGAAAAAGAGattgaggggagatcttctgaCTCTCTGCAAATCcccgaaaggaggttggagccagggtgggggctggcttcttctcccaaggaacaagccaTAGGACAAGATGAAagggcctcaggttgcccctcaggggaggtttaggctggatgtgaggaaaaatttcttccccttgaaggTTAGACCAAGCTGtccagtggtggagtccccatccctggaggagtggtttcaaagctgtggagatgtggtgctgagggacataatTTAGcagtggcctggcagtgctggatttatggttggactcgatgattttaaaggtcttttccaatcaaaacaattccatgattccatccCCCAGCCAGGTTGGCCTctgatggagctggagctgcacatTGCAGCGAGCAGGGCTGgaccctccccttccccagccgaGATGGAACAACCCCACAAAGCCAGCAAGCCCTGAGCCTGGGAAGCACGCCGAGCCCGGCTGGCTGCACTTGGGATAATGAGAAACATCTGGAGCCTGTGGTGGGAACAGCTGGAAGCAGGGTGCCAGAGCGTCCGGCTGGGCCGCCATGCACTTGGCAGTGGGACAGCAGGGATGGCTCCCAGCCCACCCCAAGTTATCAGGACCTCATGATCCGGGGATCTTCTGAGGAAAGGTGGGAAAGGAGCTATTTTTGcactttttcattatttcagtgCTAATGAGGGGCATGAGACTCTGGGCTGGAACATCTGCCAGCAACACTGGTGCCAGCAGTCGGTGAATCCAGAGCGGGGTGACAGTGCTGAGTCAACACGAAATTAAAAGGCAAATCATAAACTAAAAAAAGGGGGATGGGGGGGTGAGGGGTTTAAAGAATTCCAAATGGTTAAGAGCTGGGCTGAACTCCTCGAGATATTGCAAACAGCCCTGGCCTCATGTGACTCCACACGTGTGAGGGGACGTGTGTGATCAGGGGCACGTGGGCAGCCCCACAGGCAGCTGTCAGCTCTGACTCTCTCAAAACCACCTCCCAAATCTCCCTTTCCAGGTGATGTTGATCCTACTTCTGACATTCCCATGGCACCCACCTTGAGGAAGGGGATGACGAAGGGTCGCAGTGGGAAGTTGGTGGCCTCCTGAAGCTTGGCATGGAACTCCTCGATGGTGAGCGTAGAGTTCTGTGGGGAGAGTTTGGGTTGGGTATTAGGacaaatttctttactgaaagagtggtcaggtgctggaacaggctacccagggaggtggtggagtcaacatccctgcaggtgttcaagaaacatgtagacatgacGCTTGGGAATGTGGCTTAGTGGGCACGGTGCTGTTGGTGGCTGAACTtgataatcttggaggtcttttccaacctcttctatgattgtggccttccagtatcttaagggagcctacaaaaaaagctgggaagggactttttagggtgtcaggtaatggtaggactagggggaatggaacaaaagtagaaataagtagattcagattagatgttaggaagaaattcttcaccatgaggatggtaagacactggaagagtttgcccagggaggtggtggaagcccatccctggaggtttttagaGCTGGATATggctccaaacaacctgatctagagtgaggtgtccctgtctgtggcaggggggttggaactggatgatccttgagatcctttccaaccctaacaattctatgattctatgatcctatctCCAGTCCAAAAGGTGAATGCAGGATCCCCAGCCACAGCAtcaccccccagccccccaagTCCATCAGACATACCACGAGGCCCAGGACGAGGGTCCGCACCCGCTCCCCGATCTCAGGGGAGATGTCGTTGCCAAACTGCTGCAGTGTGGTGAGGAAACGCTTCAGCTTGGAGAGCTGGCGGGCACcacaggctgggggcagctggTGGGTGGACAGGGAAGCGGTGGAGGAGGTGGCTGGCCCATTGCTGAACCCATTGGGGGTGGATGGGGCTCCATTGATGGCAGTTGGTGAGTGGCTGCTCCCGTTCATCActgtgaagagagacaggacaggaggtCAGAGTGGGTGGCACCACAGGCACAAGGCTAGGATGGGGGGCATGAAGCATCCTGATGGGTACTGCTGGGCTGGCACTacctgggaagctttgggatgCTGCTGCATCCTTGAGGTCACATCTTCAACCAGCCCTTGGGactgtgcagggctgcagggagggatgGGATCCGGTGCATGCCCCAGAACAGTGAGGGCCTGATCCTGCTCCCCAACATTCAAGGTAGCCAAGAGAAAGGGGTCCATCCTGTCctactggaagctgctcagcacccccagggagcagCCATTTCCCACAGAGCCCCTCCTTGCAGCATGCTTacacctccagccctgctgcccaggcagtgaAGATGGAATCTTCCTGAATTACCCCACACCAGGGGACCATGGAGAGGAcatcttggggggggggggatgagGGGGTGCCATCCCtctcacacacaccacacaaGCTCAGGAACCTTTCCCTGGCCATCAGGGGTGACAGCACACATCACCCCATCGCCCGACCGCGTGGCACCCGGGCATGCACCGCGCCTTTCCCCGCAGCACCGCCGGCCACCCGGGACCGCACTAACCTTGCCTGTGCCGCCCTGCCCGCCCTGCCTGCTTTGGTGCTTCTCCAGCCGGGCAGGGTCAGCCGCCCGCTAAAGAGGTGCCCAAAATAACCCCAAGCCACAACTGCTTTTATTCCCGCGACAGGTGCGGCACTAAGTTAGCCCTCACACATGTCCCTTGGCCGGGATGGGGACGGGGGTTCCTATCCCCGTGACccaccagggcagggcaaggggcTGAcattgggggggaagggggggaggcaagCCTTGCCTGAGCCCCCCCGTGGTGccttgcagctgctggaggctggggagggggctgcagctgcGGCTCGGGTCTCTCATGAGAGCCGGTGCTTCATTTTACTTACAAAGACAGACCATCGACCATTTCAAGCAACCATGAAAACGGCCGCGGGGCAGAAACGTCGGAGGGCCAGCGTCTCGATCtgcaagcaaaataaaacaggcTATGATGAGAGAGCAGAGCGGGCAGCTCTCACCCAGGGGTCCCAGCTAGGGCATCACCCCTTCCTCCTGTGGGCAACGCTCCTCAagggagggcacagcagggCAATGCCTGTCGCGGGATGGAGCCGGCTCCCTGCAGCCCACTGCGGCCAGAGGGAGGGTTCAAGGGATGCTCAGCTAATGCACTCCCTGCATCTCAGGACCTGCAGTTCAGCCTTGCAACAACTCCTTGAGACCAAGAACAACCACAGCTGACCAGCTACTACCTGCACCTTTAGTCCCGTGCCCTGCACCACATCTGCCATAGGGCTGGGattaaaacccaaacccctgAGAGCACAGTGATCAGAAGCTGatttccagttcaagagggagggTCACCATGGGGAGCACTGCTGGGGTGACTGTTGGGGAGCTGTAGCTCAAGGGGATGGTTTAGGCAGGGGGTTTCCCCTTTGGGGTTTCTAAGGGCGAAGCAGCTACAAGCAAATCCCCTGCATGCACTTGAGCCCAGAATACATCTTGGTggaactggagcatctgtcACTGTGGCCACCACTGTTCTCACTGAGGGGACCTGCCTCAGCCACTGCCCACCTGGATCCCTGGacgttaggaggaagttctgcacaatgagggtagtgaaatactggaccaggttgcctagagaggtggtggaggccacATCCTGGGAGACATTCATGGTCACACTTGGTGTGtaactgagcaacctgatcttggtAAAGatgctcattgcaggggggttagactagatgacctttgagggtcccttagAACCCaacacattctatgattctatgatcctgtccCATGTGTGTCTTGTGCCAGGGTGGTGACATCCACACAGAGACCAATCCTCAGTGTGCAACAagcccatgtgtcaccagtgcAACCAGCATGTCAGGCCTCACCCAGTTTATTAATGCTACAGAGACTGAAgactcagagatcaagtcctcACCAAATCCCCTGATGCCACCACACCAaggtctgagcagggcaaggagggccCTGCCACTGCAGCCAGACATGGCACCACACTGCCAGGTGTCACACATGGATGGGCAGGCAGGCCCCCACATGCCCAGGACCCACAAAAGGGCCACCTCCAACCTGTGGGGACTGCCCCagcccacagcatcctgcagccacctcccagCAGGAGACAGCACCCAGAggcacacagctctgtgccaccATTTGGTGACTGTGTGACAGGCCACCAAGATGTCCCCATCGCCCAGCACCTCACAGAGCGCTGCTGGCGAGGGGCAGCGCCGTGGTGCTCTCCATGGGCACAGGCAGGAGCCAGGACTTGGAGAGTGATGCCCAAAGACCTCTGCAGTGCAAGGACAATAATGCCACCCCCACGTCACAGCCAGTGCCACACAGAGGGCTGAGGATGCCCTGGGTCCTGGGTGCAGCACGTGACCCGGAAGCAAAGGGAGCCTGGCAGCCTCCCCGCCTGGCATCCCGTCCCTGTCCACGCTGGCAGCCCGGTACTCACTGGTGCTCGGTGTGAAGGAGGGGTGACGAGTGGCTCCCTGCGTGACAGCGGGCGGCGGCGGAGGCATGCTGGGCGGCGTGGACCTGGGCTGTGTCTTCACGTCGGCCGGCGAGTCGGGCATGGTGCCAGCCTGCGTCTCCGCCGTGTCTGTGGGGAGAGGGCACAGGACAGTCAGCAAGCCGTGCCAGGCGGCGCCATGCTTTCCCTCTGAACAGGAGGCAGGGGCAGAAGGAATCCTCGGACATCTCAAGATGGCttgggcagctctgctccccagcgcAGCATGGCAGCAACCCCCAATCTGAGCAGAACTTGGGCAGTGGGGATGGTGCCTgcagggggggggagggtgatGCCCTGTGCCCGTCATGGATGCAgggtggtggggtcagtgtaGGGCaccactctgccccagcagcaccaactCTGTCCCTCACACAGGGACCACAAATTGTGTGTGTGCCCCTGCAAAGCCATCCCCCTCACATCCTGGGACCCTCTTGCCCATATCTTGAGCATCTCAGGCTGCCTGCTGACCTCTCCCAATCCCCAGCAGCCATGCAGGGATTACATCCAGTTCCTTATGGATGCTGCTTGGTGGCAGCAACGATGGCACAACACCGGTGACTGTCCCCTGTcagccctggggagccccaCAAGGCACCAGATCCTGCAAACCAGGAAGCACAGGGCTCCCCTCCATCACCAAACTGGGCTCCCCTCCAACATCACTGCCTCCCTCCCACCACCATGTGTGCCACCCCAAATAATACCCTGCAGCGGCATTCCCATGGGAATCATGCCAGCATTATCCCCTCAGGATGGCAGCAGCATGGCCACAGTGCAAGGTTTTGGTCCTTGTAGCTGCTGTGATGTGTGGCCACAAGTGTGGGCAGCTGTGGTGATCCGTCAGGGTGCCCGAGCCCGTGTCATTGCTGCCACCAAGCCCAGCCAAAGAAGGAAGTGGCCACCATGACCACCCCCAGACCTGGGGTCCCTTCTGTGCTCCTGCAcactccccagggctgctgaacTCTCATCTAATATTTGTGCTTAATCCACTGCAACTGGTGTGAGATTAATTGGACCCTACCAGAGCACATTGTCCTGGCTAAATAAATCCAGGGCCACAGCCCCAGCAAGATGCTATGAGGGCTTGTGaagcagccagcactgtgcttgGAGGACCAGGAGATGGGAGAGATGGTGGAAAGGGCCAAAAGCTCAGGCAGGTAGTCACCATTGTGGTCCCACAGCATCATTCCTGACGGCTGCAGCACCGTGGGAGCATCCCACCATGCCCATGGCACACAGGAACCCTGCAGAGGCCTGGATTTTGGAGAGCATGACtcataaggagaggctgagggagatgggctagcttagcctgcagaagaggagaccacattgctctctacagctccctgcaaggaggtcatagtgaggctggtgctggcctCCTCTCTCAGGTAACTAAcagcaggacaaaaggaaatggcttcaagctgcaccaggggaggttgaggttggatattaggaaaaatttctttactgaaagagtggtcaggccttggaacaagctgcctgggaaggtggtggagtcaccatgcctggagtgGTTAAAgaactgtgtagatgtggcagtCTGGGAcgtggtctagtggtcatggaggtgttgggtacaAGGTTGGACTtactgatcttagaggtcttttccaaccttaatgactcaaTGTGCATGTTCCaatttctctttccttgctctcttctcctACTGCAGCATCAGGAGAAACCACAAGACTAAGTATCACCCTGTAAAGCAGCAGATCATTTACAGGGCATCCCAAAATAAAAGGTATGTTTCAAAAGCCACCTTTTATTGTCCTTGTCACAGATGTGCCCACCTCTGGGCAaggcttctccagccttccagaCTTCCTCCAGTAAtcaccagagcaggatgcagCCCCAACAGCAAAGGATGAGCCACAAGCAGACACAGAGCATGACCCAGATGGGGTGGCTGCCCCTGCCAGGTGCCCTACATGATCCCTTCTGGGCTTGGCATCCCCTGGGGATCACCTGCTGCCCAGCTTGACAAAGCACAACTAGCACCTGCAGCATGCAGGGCCAACACCTTCTCATGTCGCAGGGCTCTGCATGGGCACCATTGTCATCCCCTCACCCTCTTCACCTCTGCCAAGCTCCTGGGGGGCATTGCACACTGAGAGTGGTGCAGTGAGGCTTTGTGTACACCTTTCATGTCACCAGTGCTGTAAGCATCCATGTGCTCAGGCCAAGGCCCCAGCTTGCCATGCAACAGCTCCTGGGCACAGGGACAagccacagcagcctggggacagTGTGGCAGCTCAGGGACAACATGGCAGCTTGCCCAGGTAAGGACACCTGCAccagctgcactgcagagggactgtgccaGTGGGCTTGGCTCTGCCACTTCTTGGAGGGAGTGAGGCAGCTGCAGGTGTGAGGTGTTTGCTTCTGtctgcatccccatccctgcctgcatccctgGCACTGTCCCTGTGAGCTGTACATGTCTTGTCTGCATCCCCAGAACTGCTGCCACCTGCATCCCTGCTCCCATCTGCATGCCTGGCGTTATCCCTCTCTGCATTCCTGTTCCTCATCCCTGAATCCTCAGCACTGTCCCCACCTGCATTCCTCTTCAAGTCCACATCCCTGGCAGCATCCTTGCCTGCACCTTCATCACAGTCCCTGCctgcatccccatccctgcctgcaaCCCCGGCACCATCCCTCTTCCCATCTGCATCCCTGGCAGCATCCCTGTCTGCACCCTCAGCATGGTTCCTTCCTGTCTCCCTAtccctgcctgcatccctgGCACTGTCCCCACTTTCATCCCCCTTCCCGTCTGCATCCCTGGCAACAACCCTGCCTGCATCCCCATTTCTGCCtacatccctgtccctgcctgtattcccatccctgtccccctcACTGCCCTGTCTCTGTACGCCTGCCCACGCTGAGGGAAAACCATGGATACACTTCTGGCACTGACAGCTTTTCCAcagcttcccatcagcaggaaaGTTTCCATGCAGCTGATCAAGCACCCAAGGAAACAGGGCCTGCCTgtgctttttgtcttttcccattttttttttccaagtcatAAATTTCCCTGAGGTGTTTGCAACCCAAACACCTTTGGGTGGGCACGGGGACAAGGAGCACCCCCAAATTCAAAGGGATTTCAGTGCCCAAGCCCAGAACTGCCTAAAACAAACAGATCTTGGGCTTCCTGCCAGGATGAAGGATAAGAGGACATCTGTGATGGGTGAAGGGGACGTGTTTTTGTGGGGAGAGGGCacccaacccccaaaccccTCCAAACAATCGTTCCCTAACATGCCTCAAagggctggatttttttttctttcccttttttttcccccctttatttttttcccctttctttggGGTAATTTGTCCCAGCCGCTCGAGGCTGTGTCTGTTTTCCTCCATCTGGTTTCCATTAGGgcttctgcagcccagatgaagaagtaataatataaaaataaaaggattaGTATTTTCTCCTTGGCTGGCGGCAGCGGGTGGCCCCCACCCTGCCTCCTGGGGCCAGCGGATGCCGGACCCCAGACCCTGCACACCCCCACCTGACCCCCATTTGTCACACCAAAGGGTTTAACCCCCAGCACACTGGCCTGGGCATGATGCCCACCAGGGTGACTGATGGAAAAAGCCTGATTTGACCCCAGTTTGCCCATGAGCTGGGGTTTGTGAGCCTGCTGCACCCTGCaccctgagcagtgctgggtgtTGGCACTGTGCCTGCCAGGCACGCCAATTCATGGTGTACTCCAGCCACGCATGCCAGTGGGCACCAACACATGacaccctgcagcccagcacaccagCAGGCATCAACACATGGCACCCTGCAGCCTagtgccaagggctggagcctggcagCTGACCCAGCCTGGTACTGCTGTTTCCCACACCCCCACAGAGTCCCTTCCTATGCCCCATCCTGGAGTATGAGCTGCAGTGAGTAGCTTTTGCTCTCTGCAGTCTTAGACAGTGCTagggagcagctggggatgGAAATAGGGGTGTGCCAGCTGTGGGGTGGGGTACTCAGGGATGTGCCAGCAACAGGGATGGCAATAGGGA is a window of Indicator indicator isolate 239-I01 chromosome 19, UM_Iind_1.1, whole genome shotgun sequence DNA encoding:
- the CBFA2T3 gene encoding protein CBFA2T3 isoform X3, translating into MPDSPADVKTQPRSTPPSMPPPPPAVTQGATRHPSFTPSTMMNGSSHSPTAINGAPSTPNGFSNGPATSSTASLSTHQLPPACGARQLSKLKRFLTTLQQFGNDISPEIGERVRTLVLGLVNSTLTIEEFHAKLQEATNFPLRPFVIPFLKANLPLLQRELLHCARMAKQTPAQYLAQHEQLLLDANASSPIDSSELLLEVGESGKRRTPDRTKENGLDRDPLHPEHLSKRPCTMSPAQRYSPSNGLSHTPSNGLGHPPNAPPLPQHYRLEDMAMAHHYRDTYRHPDPRELRERQRPAAVHGTRQEEVIDHRLTDREWAEEWKHLNNLLNCIMDMVEKTRRSLTVLRRCQEADREELNHWIRRYSDAEDMKKGSPPSARPHNSSSTSEAPQLDAHREFTPRPLSGYMPEEIWRKAEEAVNEVKRQAMSELQKAVSDAERKAHELITTERAKMERALAEAKRQASEDALTVINQQEDSSESCWNCGRKASETCSGCNTARYCGSFCQHKDWEKHHHVCGQTLQGLPAPTAPTAGVGLPPGPCQPDGMAGMASSPSEAGSAAASRAGTPATPAPLESASR
- the CBFA2T3 gene encoding protein CBFA2T3 isoform X2, coding for MPDSPADVKTQPRSTPPSMPPPPPAVTQGATRHPSFTPSTNRDAGPPTFLPRGRFHGCLKWSMVCLLMNGSSHSPTAINGAPSTPNGFSNGPATSSTASLSTHQLPPACGARQLSKLKRFLTTLQQFGNDISPEIGERVRTLVLGLVNSTLTIEEFHAKLQEATNFPLRPFVIPFLKANLPLLQRELLHCARMAKQTPAQYLAQHEQLLLDANASSPIDSSELLLEVGESGKRRTPDRTKENGLDRDPLHPEHLSKRPCTMSPAQRYSPSNGLSHTPSNGLGHPPNAPPLPQHYRLEDMAMAHHYRDTYRHPDPRELRERQRPAVHGTRQEEVIDHRLTDREWAEEWKHLNNLLNCIMDMVEKTRRSLTVLRRCQEADREELNHWIRRYSDAEDMKKGSPPSARPHNSSSTSEAPQLDAHREFTPRPLSGYMPEEIWRKAEEAVNEVKRQAMSELQKAVSDAERKAHELITTERAKMERALAEAKRQASEDALTVINQQEDSSESCWNCGRKASETCSGCNTARYCGSFCQHKDWEKHHHVCGQTLQGLPAPTAPTAGVGLPPGPCQPDGMAGMASSPSEAGSAAASRAGTPATPAPLESASR
- the CBFA2T3 gene encoding protein CBFA2T3 isoform X1 — protein: MPDSPADVKTQPRSTPPSMPPPPPAVTQGATRHPSFTPSTNRDAGPPTFLPRGRFHGCLKWSMVCLLMNGSSHSPTAINGAPSTPNGFSNGPATSSTASLSTHQLPPACGARQLSKLKRFLTTLQQFGNDISPEIGERVRTLVLGLVNSTLTIEEFHAKLQEATNFPLRPFVIPFLKANLPLLQRELLHCARMAKQTPAQYLAQHEQLLLDANASSPIDSSELLLEVGESGKRRTPDRTKENGLDRDPLHPEHLSKRPCTMSPAQRYSPSNGLSHTPSNGLGHPPNAPPLPQHYRLEDMAMAHHYRDTYRHPDPRELRERQRPAAVHGTRQEEVIDHRLTDREWAEEWKHLNNLLNCIMDMVEKTRRSLTVLRRCQEADREELNHWIRRYSDAEDMKKGSPPSARPHNSSSTSEAPQLDAHREFTPRPLSGYMPEEIWRKAEEAVNEVKRQAMSELQKAVSDAERKAHELITTERAKMERALAEAKRQASEDALTVINQQEDSSESCWNCGRKASETCSGCNTARYCGSFCQHKDWEKHHHVCGQTLQGLPAPTAPTAGVGLPPGPCQPDGMAGMASSPSEAGSAAASRAGTPATPAPLESASR
- the CBFA2T3 gene encoding protein CBFA2T3 isoform X4, which encodes MPDSPADVKTQPRSTPPSMPPPPPAVTQGATRHPSFTPSTMMNGSSHSPTAINGAPSTPNGFSNGPATSSTASLSTHQLPPACGARQLSKLKRFLTTLQQFGNDISPEIGERVRTLVLGLVNSTLTIEEFHAKLQEATNFPLRPFVIPFLKANLPLLQRELLHCARMAKQTPAQYLAQHEQLLLDANASSPIDSSELLLEVGESGKRRTPDRTKENGLDRDPLHPEHLSKRPCTMSPAQRYSPSNGLSHTPSNGLGHPPNAPPLPQHYRLEDMAMAHHYRDTYRHPDPRELRERQRPAAVHGTRQEEVIDHRLTDREWAEEWKHLNNLLNCIMDMVEKTRRSLTVLRRCQEADREELNHWIRRYSDAEDMKKGSPPSARPHNSSSTSEAPQLDAHREFTPRPLSGYMPEEIWRKAEEAVNEVKRQAMSELQKAVSDAERKAHELITTERAKMERALAEAKRQASEDALTVINQQEDSSESCWNCGRKASETCSGCNTARYCGSFCQHKDWEKHHHVCGQTLQGLPAPTAPTAGVGLPPGSAAASRAGTPATPAPLESASR